One genomic region from Aquificaceae bacterium encodes:
- a CDS encoding Gfo/Idh/MocA family oxidoreductase: MHVLLVGLGNMGNKYFWKLEELGEKLVLCDIDPNKEKKPYPFYCHFGDIKEELKAVIVAVDPKEHVGIAQEFLKKGTSLLLEKPPALSSKEFDRIKDYPNLYISEVESYSVCVDFLQRPKKFIKIERFGRAKGYISPLWDLAWHDLYLLQRISKNIVLRDLRIEKNIWTLEGYIDEVPFSLSVAWEHPEPRRVWNIDDRLMLDFGNERVYEDQRVVKEEKRDKLKLMLQDFLRGTYDPQSVERAYINLRLLESIS, encoded by the coding sequence ATGCATGTTTTACTGGTAGGTCTTGGCAATATGGGAAACAAATACTTTTGGAAGTTAGAGGAGCTTGGTGAGAAACTGGTTCTGTGCGATATAGACCCAAACAAGGAAAAAAAGCCTTACCCTTTCTATTGTCATTTTGGAGATATTAAAGAAGAGCTCAAGGCAGTTATAGTAGCAGTAGACCCAAAGGAGCATGTAGGTATAGCTCAAGAATTTTTAAAAAAAGGAACATCTCTTCTTCTTGAAAAGCCTCCCGCATTAAGCTCTAAGGAGTTTGACAGGATAAAAGACTACCCAAACCTGTATATCTCAGAGGTGGAAAGCTATTCGGTGTGTGTGGATTTTTTGCAAAGACCAAAAAAATTCATAAAGATAGAGAGGTTTGGAAGAGCAAAAGGCTACATTTCGCCCCTTTGGGACCTCGCTTGGCATGACCTGTATCTCCTTCAGAGAATTTCCAAAAACATAGTTCTTAGAGACCTTAGAATAGAAAAAAACATATGGACTCTTGAAGGCTACATAGATGAAGTGCCCTTTAGCCTAAGTGTTGCATGGGAGCATCCAGAGCCAAGAAGAGTGTGGAATATAGATGACAGGCTTATGCTGGACTTTGGCAACGAAAGAGTATACGAAGACCAAAGGGTGGTCAAGGAAGAAAAAAGAGACAAACTAAAACTTATGCTACAGGACTTTTTAAGAGGCACATACGACCCACAGAGCGTAGAGAGAGCATACATAAACCTAAGACTTCTTGAAAGCATCTCTTAG